One segment of Pseudomonas sp. FP2196 DNA contains the following:
- a CDS encoding PA2817 family protein, with translation MSNVVADHLVLLDHLRSILVAVGEAEQVPEESHALFLERFDELLASLPIDPIESQYLGQDILTQVITRYPQIAHLIPRDLLWFFAGDCLHYLADEEIDMYQALEERRFEAEQNDEPFDWNQEKQLLAMSAQDSKH, from the coding sequence GTGTCCAACGTCGTTGCCGATCATCTCGTTTTGCTCGACCACCTGCGCAGTATCCTGGTCGCCGTAGGTGAGGCCGAACAGGTTCCCGAAGAAAGCCATGCCTTGTTCCTGGAGCGCTTCGACGAACTGCTGGCGTCATTGCCGATCGATCCGATCGAAAGCCAATACCTGGGCCAGGACATCCTGACTCAAGTGATTACCCGTTACCCGCAAATTGCCCACTTGATCCCGCGGGATCTGCTGTGGTTCTTCGCCGGCGACTGCCTGCACTACCTGGCCGATGAAGAAATCGACATGTATCAGGCGCTGGAAGAACGTCGTTTTGAAGCTGAACAGAACGATGAACCGTTCGATTGGAATCAGGAAAAGCAGTTGTTGGCGATGTCCGCTCAGGACAGCAAACACTGA
- a CDS encoding LysR family transcriptional regulator, giving the protein MSINLPLPLLGEMAIFVKVVETGSFSEAARQLGSSPSAVSRSISRLEKALATRLLQRTTRKLRLSDGGEEVFKRCQEMVSAAKSVMEISGQFTHEAEGLVRVSVPKAVGRFVIHPHMPEFLRRYPKVDVELLLEDRQVDLIDDHVDLAIRITDRPPAGLVGRQLLTIDHLLCATPQYLAEHGTPTHPHDLLNHSCIYLGETPSDARWKFKKGSKAVTVGVRGRYAANHTGVRLGAVLQHIGIGSLPYFTARYALEQKRVVQVLPDWTFLASYYGGLWLLHSPTRYLPPKLRVFIDYLVECLEKEPTLSKPGKAGNTSNAAMAYELPESEGLL; this is encoded by the coding sequence GTGAGCATCAATCTTCCCTTGCCACTGCTGGGCGAAATGGCGATTTTCGTCAAAGTCGTGGAGACCGGCAGCTTCTCTGAAGCGGCTCGCCAACTGGGTTCGTCGCCGTCGGCAGTCAGTCGCAGTATTTCGCGACTGGAAAAGGCCTTGGCCACGCGCTTGTTGCAGCGCACTACGCGCAAGTTACGTCTGAGTGATGGCGGGGAAGAGGTTTTCAAGCGCTGTCAGGAGATGGTCAGCGCTGCCAAGTCAGTGATGGAAATCAGCGGCCAATTCACCCATGAAGCCGAGGGCCTGGTGCGGGTCAGCGTGCCGAAAGCGGTTGGACGTTTCGTCATTCATCCACACATGCCGGAGTTTTTGCGGCGTTATCCCAAGGTCGATGTGGAGTTGCTGCTGGAAGATCGGCAGGTCGATTTGATTGACGACCATGTCGATCTGGCCATTCGAATTACTGATCGGCCGCCAGCGGGATTGGTCGGGCGGCAATTGCTGACCATTGATCATTTGCTCTGCGCCACGCCGCAATACCTGGCCGAACACGGCACGCCGACCCATCCTCACGATTTGCTCAATCACAGCTGCATTTATCTGGGTGAAACCCCGAGCGATGCTCGCTGGAAATTCAAGAAAGGCAGCAAGGCGGTGACTGTGGGGGTGCGTGGTCGATATGCCGCCAACCATACCGGCGTGCGTCTGGGGGCAGTGTTGCAACACATCGGCATTGGTAGCTTGCCGTATTTCACTGCGCGCTATGCGCTGGAGCAAAAGCGGGTGGTGCAGGTGTTGCCGGACTGGACGTTCCTGGCTTCCTACTACGGCGGGCTGTGGCTGTTGCATTCACCGACGCGCTATCTACCGCCGAAGCTGCGAGTGTTTATCGACTATCTGGTGGAGTGTCTGGAGAAAGAGCCGACCTTGAGCAAACCAGGGAAGGCAGGTAATACGAGTAATGCCGCGATGGCGTACGAACTGCCGGAGAGCGAGGGTTTGCTTTAA
- a CDS encoding alanyl-tRNA editing protein, which produces MTLRLFFHSDDLKANVEVLDCTPYENEFAVVLRATLFHPQGGGQPCDTGWIGESQVLRVVQEPDRIIHFVDRPVEPGMTMIRVDEERRCFNTRMHSAGHLIGHFIQAMGWMPIKAHHWPDEGRVQFKPGDAAQEVDAQTVQHGIDQWIEHDLPRLISLREGAREIGFGELPAYGCGGTHVRSLKDLGTVTIASLSQKKGTLSVHYRVD; this is translated from the coding sequence ATGACGCTTCGCCTCTTTTTCCATAGTGATGACCTCAAGGCCAATGTGGAAGTCCTCGACTGCACGCCCTACGAGAACGAATTTGCCGTGGTGCTGCGCGCCACCCTGTTTCATCCGCAAGGTGGCGGCCAACCCTGCGACACCGGCTGGATTGGCGAAAGCCAGGTGCTGCGCGTTGTACAAGAGCCGGATCGGATCATTCATTTCGTCGACCGACCGGTAGAGCCAGGCATGACCATGATCCGCGTCGATGAAGAACGCCGCTGCTTCAACACCCGCATGCATTCGGCCGGGCACCTGATCGGGCATTTCATCCAGGCCATGGGCTGGATGCCGATCAAGGCGCACCACTGGCCGGACGAAGGTCGGGTGCAATTCAAGCCGGGCGATGCGGCTCAAGAAGTTGATGCACAAACCGTTCAACACGGCATCGACCAGTGGATCGAACACGATCTGCCGCGCCTGATCTCGCTACGCGAAGGCGCGCGGGAAATCGGTTTTGGTGAGCTTCCAGCCTATGGCTGTGGCGGCACCCATGTACGCAGCCTGAAGGATTTGGGCACAGTCACGATCGCGTCCCTTTCGCAGAAGAAGGGCACGTTGTCCGTCCACTACCGCGTGGATTGA
- a CDS encoding 2OG-Fe(II) oxygenase — protein MMLDVERLDETCIKKLANEEVLAIRVKGFLPQPLAIQIGDKILAPGFEGYINAPSIGRIGMAFYEAENQPLLIEDYFERATSNIAELRNRCAPYSSPVDTLRCMLDESWPAGAHLENLYGRKMYVGLSRVVKPGVCFLAHHDIFAKDAPESFQARSLEAQFACNVYLNMPTEGGALQMWDDDISPDQFDEMRGDSYGIDPELLGPPTLEIRPEPGDFIMFNSRCMHSVTPGVADPRLSLSFFVGYRGNASPLTFWS, from the coding sequence ATGATGCTAGACGTCGAGCGTCTCGATGAGACGTGCATAAAAAAACTGGCCAACGAAGAAGTCCTCGCCATCCGCGTCAAAGGCTTTTTGCCCCAGCCGCTGGCAATCCAGATTGGCGACAAGATTCTCGCTCCAGGCTTTGAGGGCTACATCAACGCACCGAGTATCGGCCGCATCGGCATGGCGTTTTATGAAGCGGAGAACCAGCCGCTGCTGATCGAGGATTACTTCGAACGCGCCACCAGCAATATCGCCGAATTGCGTAATCGCTGTGCGCCCTACTCCTCGCCGGTGGACACCCTGCGCTGCATGCTCGATGAATCCTGGCCGGCCGGCGCGCATCTGGAAAACCTTTATGGCCGCAAGATGTATGTCGGTCTGTCACGCGTCGTCAAACCCGGCGTGTGCTTCCTCGCGCATCACGACATTTTCGCCAAGGACGCACCGGAGAGCTTTCAGGCCCGCAGCCTCGAAGCACAATTTGCCTGCAACGTGTACCTGAACATGCCGACCGAGGGCGGCGCCTTGCAAATGTGGGACGACGATATTTCTCCGGATCAGTTCGACGAGATGCGAGGTGACAGTTACGGCATCGATCCGGAACTCCTCGGCCCGCCGACCCTTGAAATACGCCCCGAACCCGGTGACTTCATCATGTTCAATTCGCGCTGCATGCACTCGGTGACCCCGGGCGTGGCGGATCCGCGCTTGAGCCTTTCCTTTTTTGTCGGCTATCGCGGCAATGCTTCACCCCTGACCTTCTGGAGCTGA
- a CDS encoding LysE family translocator, producing MLSNYLGEFLALATIHFLAVVAPGPDFAVTIRQSVRFGRLVGICTALGIGAGISVHVLYTLLGVGALMHTTPWLLTVAKVIGGAYILYLGVSLLRSKPKSTLEGDKTKDEPVAEQTLFKAFSTGFLTNATNPKATLFFLAIFTTIISASTPLQIQALYGLWMCFVNALWFVIVALFFSSNKVRLLFMRMGHWFERTMGVVLILFAGRLMLSW from the coding sequence ATGTTATCGAACTACCTGGGCGAGTTTCTGGCGCTGGCCACCATTCACTTTCTGGCCGTGGTCGCCCCCGGACCGGATTTCGCGGTCACCATTCGCCAGAGTGTACGGTTTGGCCGATTGGTGGGCATTTGCACGGCGCTGGGCATCGGCGCGGGCATTTCCGTGCACGTGCTCTACACCCTGCTTGGCGTCGGAGCTCTGATGCATACAACGCCTTGGTTGTTAACTGTCGCCAAGGTGATTGGCGGCGCTTATATCTTGTACCTGGGTGTCAGCCTGCTGCGCAGCAAACCGAAATCGACGCTCGAGGGCGACAAAACCAAGGACGAACCGGTCGCTGAGCAAACCCTTTTCAAAGCCTTCAGTACCGGTTTTCTGACCAATGCCACCAACCCTAAAGCCACACTGTTTTTTCTGGCGATCTTCACCACGATCATCAGCGCCAGCACGCCGCTGCAAATACAGGCGCTTTATGGCTTGTGGATGTGTTTTGTAAACGCGTTGTGGTTCGTGATCGTTGCATTGTTTTTCTCCAGCAACAAAGTGCGCTTGCTGTTCATGCGCATGGGCCATTGGTTCGAACGCACCATGGGCGTCGTACTGATTCTGTTTGCCGGTCGACTAATGCTGTCCTGGTAA
- a CDS encoding methyl-accepting chemotaxis protein — MLAMQQMGAGLSTIVSGLQAGIEQLASSAQSLSAVTEQTNLEVSSQKEETDQVATAMNQMTATVHDVARNAEEAALAAQTADDKVESGQQVVRQSMARIEQLADSATSASSSIESLSAEIQNIGTVLEVIKSVAEQTNLLALNAAIEAARAGEQGRGFAVVADEVRALARRTQQSTEEIERLVSALRSAAHSSVQQIQSSGELVKLAVSDALQTESALGSIAAAVSLIQQMNQQIAAAAEEQSSVAEEINRSVTSIRASADQSSIAMRGNAASSIELAQLGGELRGMVGHFRL; from the coding sequence ATGTTGGCTATGCAGCAGATGGGCGCAGGCCTCAGCACTATTGTCAGCGGCTTGCAGGCCGGTATCGAACAACTGGCCAGTTCTGCGCAATCACTGTCGGCAGTGACCGAACAGACCAATCTTGAGGTCAGCAGTCAGAAGGAGGAAACCGATCAGGTGGCGACGGCGATGAATCAGATGACCGCCACCGTTCATGATGTTGCGCGCAACGCTGAAGAGGCGGCGTTGGCGGCGCAGACCGCGGACGACAAGGTCGAGAGCGGTCAGCAGGTGGTGCGCCAGAGCATGGCGCGGATCGAACAGCTGGCGGACTCGGCGACGTCGGCCAGTTCGAGCATCGAGAGTCTCAGTGCTGAAATCCAGAATATCGGTACGGTGCTGGAGGTGATCAAAAGCGTGGCCGAGCAGACCAATCTGTTGGCGTTGAATGCGGCGATCGAGGCGGCGCGGGCGGGGGAGCAGGGCAGGGGCTTTGCGGTGGTGGCGGATGAGGTTCGTGCGCTGGCCAGACGCACGCAGCAATCGACCGAGGAGATCGAGCGATTGGTCAGTGCCTTGCGCTCAGCGGCGCATTCGTCGGTGCAGCAGATTCAGAGCAGTGGTGAGTTGGTGAAGTTGGCGGTGAGTGATGCGTTGCAGACGGAAAGTGCGTTGGGGAGTATTGCGGCGGCGGTTTCGTTGATTCAGCAGATGAATCAGCAGATTGCGGCGGCTGCCGAGGAGCAGAGTTCGGTGGCCGAGGAGATCAATCGCAGTGTGACGAGTATTCGCGCGAGTGCGGATCAGTCTTCGATTGCGATGCGCGGTAATGCGGCTTCGAGTATTGAGCTGGCGCAGTTGGGGGGGGAGTTGCGGGGGATGGTTGGGCATTTTCGGCTTTGA
- a CDS encoding PLP-dependent aminotransferase family protein: MELRIDRQAMVPVVQQIVDGLTDWILQSGVPPATRLPSVRQIARGNLLSQSCVVEACERLVSQGVLSTRQGAGFIVAASPFREGAEDELLSIEGRHAWCDAVCGTTSGLKLGGGGLPQSWREPDDLSYALREVARTDMASLFNYSTPLGLAALREQIVKRLNLFSIEARSTQLLSTCGASHALDLIVRTLFKAGDCVVVETPGYAPLFDLLRLHGVRMLEVRRTPSGPDLEALEVLLQQFQPGAFFINSHHHNPTGSCLTPAVAQRVMQLSKLYDVHLIEDDVYADLHTGNGTRLAALDDDGRVIYVGSFSKTLSSSLRVGFVKADSKLIERLAQVKMISGLGGSRFSEAVLTSLLATGAYRKLVQRQRQRLNADRAAALQALEDADWEVFGKPTGGLFIWARSRMTDQAQVYRLAQRCGVLLSTPDAFSPNGEAGDWLRINVAYACDPRARQFFRNTRSDRPQVF; encoded by the coding sequence ATGGAATTGAGAATTGATCGACAGGCAATGGTGCCGGTCGTGCAGCAGATTGTTGACGGACTGACTGACTGGATACTGCAAAGCGGAGTACCCCCGGCCACCCGTTTGCCCTCCGTTCGGCAAATCGCCCGGGGCAACCTGCTCAGCCAGTCGTGTGTTGTTGAGGCTTGTGAGCGGTTGGTGTCGCAGGGTGTTCTGAGCACACGTCAGGGTGCTGGTTTTATCGTGGCAGCGTCGCCTTTCAGGGAGGGTGCGGAGGACGAGTTGCTGTCAATCGAGGGGCGACATGCCTGGTGCGATGCGGTGTGCGGCACAACAAGCGGCTTGAAACTCGGCGGTGGTGGATTGCCGCAGAGCTGGCGCGAGCCCGACGATCTCAGCTACGCATTGCGTGAAGTGGCGCGTACCGACATGGCCAGTCTGTTTAACTACAGCACGCCATTGGGCCTCGCGGCGTTGCGCGAGCAGATTGTCAAACGCCTCAACCTCTTCAGTATCGAGGCCCGCAGCACGCAGTTGTTGAGCACATGTGGTGCCAGTCACGCGCTGGATCTGATCGTCCGTACGTTGTTCAAGGCCGGCGACTGCGTGGTGGTCGAGACGCCCGGTTATGCGCCGCTGTTCGACCTTTTGCGCTTGCATGGCGTGCGCATGCTCGAAGTGCGTCGTACGCCCAGCGGGCCGGATCTCGAAGCGCTCGAGGTTTTGCTGCAGCAGTTTCAGCCCGGCGCATTCTTCATCAACAGCCATCATCACAATCCCACCGGCAGTTGCCTGACGCCGGCGGTGGCTCAGCGGGTCATGCAACTGAGCAAACTCTACGATGTGCACCTGATCGAAGACGATGTCTACGCTGACCTGCACACTGGTAACGGTACGCGGCTGGCCGCGCTGGATGACGACGGGCGGGTTATCTATGTGGGCAGTTTTTCCAAGACACTGAGTAGTTCGTTGCGGGTCGGTTTTGTGAAGGCCGACAGTAAGCTGATTGAACGGCTGGCTCAGGTGAAGATGATCAGTGGCCTGGGAGGCTCGAGGTTTTCCGAGGCGGTGTTGACCAGCCTGTTGGCGACTGGTGCTTACCGTAAACTCGTACAGCGTCAGCGGCAGCGCCTGAATGCCGATCGCGCCGCCGCGCTGCAGGCGTTGGAGGACGCCGACTGGGAAGTATTCGGCAAGCCGACTGGCGGGCTGTTCATCTGGGCTCGTTCACGAATGACCGATCAGGCACAGGTGTATCGGCTGGCTCAACGTTGCGGCGTATTGCTGTCGACCCCTGATGCCTTCAGTCCCAATGGCGAGGCCGGCGATTGGCTGCGCATCAACGTGGCTTACGCCTGCGATCCGCGTGCCCGACAGTTTTTTCGCAATACCCGTTCGGATCGACCTCAAGTGTTCTGA
- a CDS encoding SDR family oxidoreductase: MSMTFSGQVAVVTGAANGIGRATAQAFAAEGLKVVVADLDAAGGEGTVALIRTAGGEATFVRCNVTVESEVKNLMDEVINTYGRLDYAFNNAGIEIEKGKLAESSMDEFDAIMGVNVKGVWLCMKYQLPLLLVQGGGAIVNTASVAGLGAAPKMSIYAASKHAVIGLTKSAAIEYAKKKIRVNAVCPAVIDTDMFRRAYEADPKKGEFANAMHPVGRIGKVEEIASAVLYLCSDGAAFTTGHSLAVDGGVTAF; this comes from the coding sequence ATGAGCATGACGTTTTCCGGTCAGGTTGCCGTAGTCACCGGAGCTGCCAACGGCATCGGCCGTGCGACCGCCCAGGCGTTCGCCGCCGAAGGCTTGAAAGTGGTGGTGGCGGATCTCGACGCGGCCGGGGGCGAGGGTACGGTGGCGCTGATTCGTACAGCCGGTGGCGAAGCGACTTTCGTGCGTTGCAACGTTACCGTCGAAAGCGAAGTAAAAAATCTGATGGACGAGGTGATCAACACCTACGGCCGTCTCGACTATGCCTTCAACAATGCCGGTATCGAAATCGAGAAAGGCAAACTGGCCGAAAGCTCGATGGATGAGTTCGACGCCATCATGGGCGTCAACGTCAAAGGCGTCTGGCTGTGCATGAAGTATCAATTGCCGCTGTTGCTGGTGCAGGGCGGCGGGGCTATCGTCAACACCGCATCGGTGGCGGGGCTCGGGGCGGCGCCGAAGATGAGCATTTACGCGGCGTCGAAACACGCGGTGATCGGTCTGACCAAGTCGGCCGCCATCGAGTACGCGAAAAAGAAAATCCGCGTCAATGCGGTGTGCCCGGCCGTGATCGACACCGATATGTTCCGCCGTGCCTATGAGGCCGACCCGAAGAAGGGCGAGTTCGCCAACGCCATGCACCCGGTAGGCCGCATCGGCAAGGTCGAGGAAATTGCCAGTGCAGTGTTGTACCTGTGCAGCGACGGCGCGGCATTCACCACCGGTCATTCGCTGGCGGTGGATGGCGGCGTGACTGCGTTCTGA
- a CDS encoding NADP-dependent oxidoreductase has product MTNQTNRQFLLAKRPVGAATRETFTYQEVPVGEPAAGQILVKNEYLSLDPAMRGWMNEGKSYIPPVGIGEVMRALGVGKVVASNNPGFAVGDYVNGAIGVQDYFLGEPRGFYKVDPKLAPLPVYLSALGMTGMTAYFALLDVGAPKAGDTVVLSGAAGAVGSIAGQIAKIKGCRVVGIAGGADKSKYLIDELGFDGAIDYKNEDVLAGLKRECPKGVDVYFDNVGGDILDAVLSRLAPKARVVICGAISQYNNKEAVKGPANYLSLLVNRARMEGFVVMDYAAQYASAAQEMAGWMAKGQLKSKEDIVEGLETFPETLMKLFSGENFGKLVLKV; this is encoded by the coding sequence ATGACCAACCAGACCAATCGCCAGTTCCTGCTCGCCAAACGCCCGGTGGGCGCTGCGACCCGCGAGACTTTCACTTATCAGGAAGTACCGGTGGGCGAACCGGCGGCGGGACAGATTCTGGTCAAGAACGAATACCTGTCCCTCGACCCGGCCATGCGTGGCTGGATGAATGAGGGCAAGTCCTACATCCCGCCGGTCGGCATCGGCGAAGTCATGCGCGCACTGGGCGTAGGCAAAGTCGTCGCTTCGAACAATCCTGGGTTCGCGGTCGGGGACTACGTCAACGGCGCGATCGGCGTACAGGATTATTTCCTCGGCGAGCCGCGAGGTTTCTACAAAGTCGATCCGAAACTGGCGCCGCTTCCGGTGTATTTGTCCGCGCTGGGCATGACCGGCATGACCGCCTACTTCGCCTTGCTCGACGTCGGTGCACCAAAGGCTGGTGACACCGTGGTGCTTTCCGGCGCGGCCGGTGCGGTGGGCAGTATTGCCGGGCAGATCGCCAAGATCAAAGGCTGCCGGGTGGTCGGCATTGCCGGCGGTGCCGACAAGAGCAAATACCTGATAGATGAACTGGGCTTTGACGGCGCCATCGACTACAAAAACGAAGACGTGCTGGCCGGGCTCAAGCGTGAATGTCCCAAAGGTGTGGACGTGTATTTCGATAACGTCGGCGGCGACATTCTCGATGCGGTGCTGAGTCGCCTGGCCCCGAAAGCCCGGGTGGTGATCTGCGGCGCCATCAGCCAGTACAACAATAAAGAGGCGGTGAAAGGCCCGGCCAACTATTTGTCGTTGCTGGTCAATCGTGCGCGCATGGAAGGTTTTGTGGTGATGGACTATGCGGCGCAGTACGCCAGTGCCGCGCAGGAAATGGCCGGCTGGATGGCCAAGGGGCAACTCAAGAGCAAGGAAGACATCGTTGAAGGACTGGAGACATTCCCGGAGACGCTGATGAAACTGTTCAGCGGTGAGAACTTTGGGAAGTTGGTGCTGAAGGTCTAA
- the pyrF gene encoding orotidine-5'-phosphate decarboxylase: MSVCQTPIIVALDFPTRDAALKLADQLDPKLCRVKVGKELFTSCAAEIVGTLRDKGFEVFLDLKFHDIPNTTAMAVKAAAEMGVWMVNVHCSGGMRMMAACREELDKRSGPQPLLIGVTVLTSMEREDLAGIGLDIEPQEQVLRLAALAEKAGMDGLVCSALEAQALKTAHPSLQLVTPGIRPAGSAQDDQRRILTPRQALDAGSDYLVIGRPISQAADPAKALASVVAEIA; this comes from the coding sequence ATGTCCGTCTGCCAGACTCCTATCATCGTCGCCCTGGATTTCCCCACCCGTGACGCCGCACTGAAGCTGGCCGACCAGTTGGACCCGAAACTGTGCCGGGTCAAAGTGGGCAAGGAACTGTTCACCAGTTGCGCCGCGGAAATCGTCGGCACCCTGCGTGACAAGGGTTTTGAAGTGTTTCTCGACCTGAAATTCCACGACATCCCGAACACCACTGCGATGGCCGTCAAAGCCGCTGCCGAGATGGGGGTGTGGATGGTCAACGTGCATTGCTCCGGTGGCATGCGCATGATGGCAGCCTGCCGTGAAGAGCTGGACAAGCGCAGTGGCCCACAGCCGCTGCTGATCGGCGTGACGGTGCTGACCAGCATGGAGCGCGAGGATCTGGCCGGTATCGGTCTGGATATCGAACCGCAAGAGCAGGTTTTGCGTCTGGCGGCACTGGCCGAGAAGGCTGGGATGGACGGACTGGTGTGCTCGGCACTGGAAGCCCAGGCCCTGAAAACCGCACATCCGTCGCTGCAACTGGTGACCCCGGGGATTCGTCCGGCGGGCAGCGCGCAGGACGACCAGCGTCGCATTCTGACCCCGCGTCAGGCGCTGGATGCCGGTTCCGATTACCTGGTGATCGGCCGTCCGATCAGTCAGGCGGCGGATCCGGCCAAGGCGTTGGCCTCGGTTGTGGCCGAGATCGCCTGA
- a CDS encoding response regulator: MHNNQTTVNDEQKDDKRWSIRALIVDDDVPIRELMIDYLARFNIHASGVTDGAAMRQAMQAEHFDVVVLDLMLPGEDGLSLCRWLRAESDIPILMLTARCEPTDRIIGLELGADDYMAKPFEPRELVARIQTILRRVRDDRTEQRANIRFDNWRLNSVLRQLIADNGLVVPLSNAEFRLLWVFIERPRRVLSREQLLDAARGRSIEAFDRSIDLLVSRLRQKLGDDPKAPQLIKTVRGEGYLFDARDIG, translated from the coding sequence ATGCACAACAACCAAACCACCGTGAATGATGAGCAAAAAGACGACAAGCGCTGGAGCATCCGGGCCCTGATCGTCGACGATGACGTGCCAATCCGCGAGTTGATGATCGACTACCTCGCGCGTTTCAACATTCACGCCAGCGGCGTCACCGACGGCGCAGCGATGCGCCAGGCAATGCAGGCCGAGCATTTCGATGTGGTGGTGCTGGATCTGATGCTGCCAGGCGAAGACGGCTTGTCGCTCTGCCGTTGGCTACGCGCCGAATCGGACATCCCGATCCTGATGCTCACGGCCCGTTGCGAACCCACTGACCGCATCATCGGCCTGGAACTGGGCGCTGATGACTACATGGCCAAACCATTTGAACCGCGCGAACTGGTGGCGCGGATTCAAACCATCCTGCGCCGCGTACGCGATGATCGCACCGAACAGCGGGCGAACATTCGTTTCGACAACTGGCGCCTGAACAGCGTCCTGCGCCAACTGATCGCCGACAATGGCCTTGTGGTGCCCCTGTCCAACGCCGAATTCCGCTTGCTTTGGGTTTTCATCGAACGCCCGCGCCGAGTGCTCAGCCGCGAACAATTGCTCGACGCCGCCCGCGGGCGCTCGATCGAAGCGTTCGACCGCAGTATCGACCTGCTGGTCTCGCGCCTGCGACAGAAACTCGGCGACGATCCAAAAGCCCCGCAGTTGATCAAGACCGTTCGCGGTGAGGGTTACCTGTTCGACGCCAGGGACATCGGCTGA
- a CDS encoding cell wall metabolism sensor histidine kinase WalK translates to MRARFDTLFGRLFGMLFAAIVLAHLLAFTWFRLYGPPPPPPPPEFSQNAEGQRPPQDPRYPPRPPRPWFGGPIVPLTFQFVSLIIAAWYGAKLLSRPIQRLSNAAERLSEDLDSPPLDESGPREARQAAHTFNLMQQRIREQVQQRARMLGAVSHDLRTPLSRLKLRLENISDDKLQSQMRQDLNDMIGMLDATLTYLHEQRTSEALQLMDVQALVESLCENAQDQGADAQVNGHCAPMQVQPMALRSCINNLMDNALRYAGQARIELQDQREQLLIRVIDHGPGIAEDKREAVFEPFYRLEGSRNRNSGGVGLGMTIAREAAQRLGGQLNLEETPGGGLTAIIRLPRP, encoded by the coding sequence ATGCGAGCGCGCTTCGACACGCTGTTCGGCCGCCTGTTTGGCATGCTGTTCGCGGCGATCGTCCTGGCGCACCTGCTGGCGTTTACCTGGTTTCGCCTCTACGGCCCGCCACCACCTCCGCCGCCACCGGAATTTTCCCAGAACGCCGAGGGGCAACGCCCGCCCCAGGATCCGCGATACCCGCCACGCCCGCCTCGCCCGTGGTTTGGCGGGCCGATCGTGCCGCTGACGTTTCAGTTTGTCTCGCTGATAATTGCCGCGTGGTACGGCGCCAAACTGCTGAGTCGGCCGATCCAGCGCTTGAGCAACGCCGCCGAACGCCTCAGCGAAGACCTCGACAGCCCACCGCTCGACGAATCCGGGCCGCGCGAAGCCAGGCAAGCGGCGCACACCTTCAACCTGATGCAGCAGCGCATTCGCGAACAGGTTCAACAGCGCGCACGCATGCTCGGCGCCGTCTCCCACGATCTGCGCACACCGCTGTCACGCCTGAAACTGCGTCTGGAAAACATCAGCGACGACAAGTTGCAAAGCCAGATGCGTCAGGATCTGAACGACATGATCGGCATGCTCGACGCCACCCTCACCTACCTGCACGAACAACGTACCAGCGAAGCGCTGCAACTGATGGACGTGCAGGCGCTGGTCGAATCGTTGTGCGAAAACGCTCAGGATCAAGGCGCTGACGCGCAAGTCAACGGCCATTGCGCACCGATGCAGGTGCAGCCGATGGCGCTGCGTTCGTGCATCAACAACCTGATGGACAATGCCCTGCGCTATGCCGGGCAGGCGCGCATTGAATTGCAGGATCAGCGCGAGCAACTGCTGATCCGCGTGATCGACCACGGGCCGGGGATTGCCGAGGACAAGCGCGAGGCGGTGTTCGAACCGTTCTATCGCCTGGAAGGTTCGCGCAACCGCAATTCCGGTGGCGTGGGCTTGGGCATGACCATCGCCCGCGAGGCAGCGCAGCGCTTGGGCGGGCAATTGAACCTGGAAGAAACACCGGGTGGCGGCCTGACGGCAATTATCCGTTTGCCCCGCCCCTGA